One window of Bacillota bacterium genomic DNA carries:
- a CDS encoding EamA family transporter: MAGTPRNVYGFIALGVAAVSTAAIFVKLSTAPPVLVAFYRIFLAWLALAPLIVAKERGALASALRERRRDVALALLSGAFLALHYAVWFVSLRLTSVASSTVLVTTQPIWVMLLAYLLWRETVPLPSLAGMAIALAGVYFTGAYSAQQEGGQLAGDVLALLAAILVSGYLLIGQRLRSRMPLLVYVFFVYGGAAAVLGALAVLMRLPLGGYPAREWALFAALAFIPQLIGHTVFNWALQHVPASVVAVSVLGEPVGAALLAMLILREIPSPVQLLAGLLILGGIGLFLYFRDAAPPRRKEPLGADG, encoded by the coding sequence ATGGCGGGAACGCCGCGCAACGTGTACGGGTTCATCGCGCTGGGCGTGGCGGCGGTGTCGACGGCGGCCATTTTCGTGAAGCTGTCGACGGCTCCGCCGGTCCTGGTGGCGTTTTATCGCATCTTTCTGGCGTGGCTGGCGCTGGCGCCTCTCATCGTCGCGAAAGAGCGCGGCGCGCTGGCTTCTGCCCTGCGGGAGCGGCGCCGCGACGTGGCGTTGGCCCTTTTGTCCGGCGCCTTCCTGGCTCTCCATTACGCCGTTTGGTTTGTCTCCTTGCGCCTCACCAGCGTGGCCAGCTCGACGGTGCTGGTGACGACGCAGCCCATCTGGGTCATGCTGCTCGCGTATCTCCTCTGGCGAGAGACGGTGCCGCTGCCGTCGCTGGCGGGGATGGCCATCGCGTTGGCCGGCGTCTATTTCACCGGCGCCTACTCGGCGCAGCAGGAGGGCGGGCAGTTGGCCGGCGACGTACTGGCGTTGCTGGCGGCCATTCTCGTGTCGGGCTATCTGCTCATCGGCCAGCGGCTGCGGTCGCGCATGCCGTTGCTGGTCTACGTCTTTTTCGTCTACGGCGGCGCCGCCGCCGTCCTGGGCGCTCTGGCCGTGCTCATGCGGCTGCCGCTGGGCGGTTACCCGGCCCGCGAGTGGGCGCTGTTCGCGGCCTTGGCTTTCATTCCGCAGCTCATCGGCCACACGGTGTTCAACTGGGCGCTACAGCACGTGCCCGCGTCGGTGGTGGCCGTGAGCGTCCTGGGCGAGCCGGTGGGCGCGGCGCTGCTCGCCATGCTGATTTTGCGGGAAATCCCCTCGCCGGTGCAGCTGCTGGCGGGCTTGCTCATCCTGGGCGGCATCGGCTTGTTCCTGTATTTTCGCGACGCGGCGCCGCCGCGCCGGAAGGAGCCGCTGGGCGCCGATGGATAA
- a CDS encoding 16S rRNA methyltransferase, which produces MTEHYYTAKPQAPHRPREVAIELRGRRYVFLTDAGVFSKGRVDPGTRLLIEHLPLPVTGWALDLGCGYGAIGLVIAAESPQAQVLMVDVNERAVELARKNLARNGVRNAQVLVSDGYAAVGDVRFALIASNPPIRAGKRVIYPWVDEAYARLEPGGRLLMVARTSQGAKSLAKKIAEVFGNVTEVAKGSGYRVMEAVRAGA; this is translated from the coding sequence ATGACGGAACATTATTATACCGCCAAGCCGCAAGCGCCTCACCGGCCGAGGGAAGTGGCCATCGAGCTGCGGGGACGCCGGTACGTGTTCCTGACCGACGCCGGCGTCTTCTCCAAGGGCCGCGTCGACCCCGGCACGCGGCTGCTCATCGAGCACCTGCCCTTGCCCGTGACCGGCTGGGCGCTCGATCTGGGCTGCGGCTACGGAGCTATCGGCCTCGTCATCGCGGCCGAGTCGCCGCAGGCGCAAGTGCTGATGGTGGACGTCAACGAACGGGCGGTGGAGCTGGCGCGCAAGAATCTGGCCCGCAACGGCGTGCGCAACGCGCAGGTGCTGGTGAGCGACGGCTACGCCGCCGTGGGCGACGTGCGCTTTGCCCTCATCGCCTCCAATCCGCCCATTCGCGCCGGCAAGCGGGTCATTTACCCGTGGGTGGACGAAGCGTATGCCCGGCTGGAACCGGGCGGGCGCCTGCTGATGGTGGCGCGCACGAGCCAGGGCGCGAAGAGCTTGGCGAAAAAGATCGCAGAGGTGTTCGGCAACGTGACGGAGGTGGCCAAAGGCAGCGGCTACCGGGTCATGGAGGCGGTCAGGGCGGGCGCATAG
- a CDS encoding FAD-dependent oxidoreductase has translation MGVGKRIVVVGAGVVGLWIAYELRKRGHDVIVVDKGELGSGSSSGNAGWVIPARTLPLPAPGLHWEGLKMMMQPDSALYIKPSALPRLTGWFTQFLKYCNAEAYRRGCQAMASLSIHAHPGYDRLVADGLQFEMHEQGLLSVYLTEEMLEAGWRDHMTMAEFGLGQPQKLTAQEARELEPALAPNIAGGIFIRQARHVDPWTLLNALAQRLAAEGVPLAWRTEVTGFERGGSRVLGVQTSAGTWACDDVVIAAGAWAARVVKPLGYRLPLQAGKGYSLQFSQPNPSLRSAVFLADAKIACTPLKRGTRFAGTIEFSGVNLVLDRQRIAAFQKKIPRYLPDFDGQAEAVPWVGMRPVTPDGLPVIGPVPGWDNAYVASGHSTAGLPLAPATAQRIADMIEGKLMPPGDPFDPARFG, from the coding sequence GTGGGCGTGGGCAAGCGCATCGTGGTCGTCGGCGCGGGCGTCGTGGGGCTTTGGATTGCATACGAACTGCGCAAGCGCGGGCATGATGTCATCGTCGTCGACAAGGGCGAGCTGGGGTCGGGGTCGTCCTCTGGCAACGCCGGCTGGGTGATACCTGCCCGCACGCTGCCCCTGCCCGCGCCCGGGTTGCACTGGGAAGGGCTCAAAATGATGATGCAGCCCGACAGCGCCCTGTATATCAAGCCTTCGGCGCTGCCGCGGCTGACGGGATGGTTCACGCAGTTTCTCAAGTACTGCAACGCGGAGGCGTACCGGCGCGGCTGCCAGGCCATGGCCAGCCTGTCCATCCACGCTCATCCGGGCTACGACCGGCTCGTGGCGGACGGGCTGCAGTTCGAAATGCACGAGCAGGGCCTGCTCAGCGTCTACTTGACCGAGGAGATGCTGGAAGCGGGCTGGCGGGACCACATGACGATGGCGGAATTCGGCTTGGGGCAGCCCCAAAAGCTCACGGCGCAGGAGGCGCGCGAGCTGGAGCCGGCGCTGGCGCCCAACATCGCGGGCGGCATTTTCATCCGGCAAGCGCGGCACGTCGACCCGTGGACGTTGCTGAACGCGTTGGCGCAGCGGTTGGCGGCCGAAGGCGTGCCGCTTGCGTGGCGGACGGAAGTGACCGGGTTCGAGCGGGGCGGTTCGCGCGTGCTGGGCGTGCAGACCAGCGCGGGCACGTGGGCCTGCGACGACGTAGTCATCGCCGCCGGCGCGTGGGCGGCGCGGGTGGTCAAGCCGCTGGGCTACCGCTTGCCGTTGCAGGCGGGCAAAGGGTACAGCCTGCAGTTCTCGCAGCCCAATCCGAGCTTGCGGTCGGCAGTATTCCTGGCCGACGCGAAAATCGCCTGCACGCCGCTGAAGCGGGGCACGCGCTTTGCCGGTACCATCGAGTTTTCCGGCGTCAACCTGGTGCTGGACCGGCAGCGCATCGCGGCGTTCCAAAAAAAGATACCGCGGTACCTGCCGGATTTCGACGGACAGGCCGAGGCGGTCCCGTGGGTCGGCATGCGTCCGGTGACGCCCGACGGTTTGCCCGTCATCGGGCCTGTTCCGGGCTGGGACAACGCGTACGTGGCGTCAGGCCACAGCACGGCGGGCCTGCCGCTGGCGCCCGCCACGGCGCAGCGCATCGCTGACATGATCGAGGGCAAGCTCATGCCGCCGGGCGATCCGTTCGATCCCGCGCGCTTCGGCTGA
- a CDS encoding 5-formyltetrahydrofolate cyclo-ligase, whose product MDKQAWRRLLRARRDAVPPEQRAEWAARMVDHFFTLPETQALLRGAAASCRGFTGTAAGGADASGGVAQASAAAEARPYVMLYAAVGSEAPTFPLAARLLAAGVDVCFPRLTRKRRGEMEAAHVRRLEELEPGPFFGIPQPPEAAPAVEPERLAMVIVPGLGFDRAGRRLGTGGGYYDRFLPRLSPQALRVGWAFSLQVVDRLPAEPHDRGVDVIVTEAGVVRPN is encoded by the coding sequence ATGGATAAGCAGGCGTGGCGGCGGCTGCTGCGCGCCCGGCGTGACGCGGTGCCGCCGGAGCAGCGCGCCGAGTGGGCCGCCCGGATGGTCGATCACTTTTTCACGTTGCCGGAAACGCAGGCACTGCTGCGGGGGGCGGCGGCTTCTTGCCGGGGCTTTACGGGCACGGCGGCGGGGGGCGCGGACGCGAGCGGCGGGGTAGCGCAGGCGAGCGCGGCGGCTGAGGCGAGGCCGTATGTGATGTTGTACGCAGCCGTCGGGTCGGAGGCGCCGACGTTTCCTTTGGCCGCCCGGCTGCTCGCGGCGGGCGTGGACGTGTGCTTCCCGCGCCTGACGCGGAAGCGGCGAGGCGAAATGGAGGCGGCTCACGTGCGGCGCCTGGAGGAACTGGAGCCGGGGCCGTTTTTCGGCATTCCCCAGCCGCCGGAGGCGGCGCCGGCCGTGGAACCGGAGCGGCTGGCGATGGTCATCGTGCCGGGGCTGGGCTTCGACCGGGCCGGCCGCCGGCTGGGCACAGGCGGGGGCTATTACGACCGCTTCTTGCCGCGGCTGTCGCCGCAGGCCTTGCGAGTAGGATGGGCCTTCAGCTTGCAAGTGGTCGACCGGTTGCCGGCGGAACCGCATGACCGCGGCGTTGACGTCATCGTGACGGAGGCGGGCGTCGTGCGCCCGAACTAG